The following coding sequences lie in one Xanthomonas hortorum pv. pelargonii genomic window:
- a CDS encoding carbonic anhydrase produces MPFAVRAAPSKKTDLNAEQALQTLRDGNAAFVENRPKKVISDGKRRLELALGQTPFVILVSCSDSRVPPELLFGRGLGEMFIVRNAGNTVDTTALGSIEYAVSQLGVPLVVVMGHESCGAVAAAVSVVEQGAFFPGAIGSMIEPIVPAVLTAKSKGGADLLADSVKANVKRTVDRLRAASEPALLEPLRAGNVRVVGAYYTLKDGKVDFFDV; encoded by the coding sequence CTGCCGTTCGCTGTGCGTGCCGCGCCGTCGAAGAAAACCGATCTAAACGCCGAGCAGGCGTTGCAGACCCTGCGTGACGGCAACGCTGCGTTTGTCGAGAACCGTCCCAAGAAGGTGATCTCCGACGGCAAGCGCCGGCTGGAACTGGCGCTGGGCCAGACTCCGTTCGTGATTCTGGTGTCGTGCTCGGATTCGCGCGTGCCGCCGGAACTGCTGTTCGGTCGCGGTCTGGGCGAAATGTTCATCGTTCGCAATGCCGGCAATACCGTCGATACCACTGCATTGGGTTCGATCGAATATGCGGTCAGCCAGCTCGGCGTGCCGCTGGTGGTGGTGATGGGCCACGAGAGTTGCGGCGCGGTTGCCGCCGCGGTGTCGGTGGTGGAGCAGGGCGCGTTCTTCCCCGGCGCGATCGGCTCGATGATCGAGCCGATCGTCCCCGCCGTGCTGACTGCCAAGAGCAAGGGCGGCGCTGACCTGCTGGCCGACTCGGTCAAGGCCAACGTCAAGCGCACCGTCGACCGCCTGCGTGCCGCTTCCGAGCCGGCACTGCTGGAACCGCTGCGCGCAGGCAATGTCCGCGTGGTCGGCGCGTATTACACCCTGAAAGACGGCAAGGTGGATTTCTTCGACGTCTGA
- a CDS encoding glutathione S-transferase family protein, giving the protein MATTLYHSPSTAALVVHWLLIELDVPHVLHPLNFDRAEQKSPEYLALNPAGVVPTLVLEGQVLTEAAAIVLHLADLYPQSGLAPPVGTPARADYYRWMFFCANTLQPAYRAWFYPSEPAGAAHSDAAQAQARQKLEAAWTQVDAHLQANGPYLLGQTLSAADFMLSMMMRWSRNMPRPSDTWPALHAHAQRMKARPAFQETYRREGLTDWT; this is encoded by the coding sequence ATGGCCACAACGCTTTATCACTCTCCCAGCACCGCAGCCCTGGTCGTGCATTGGCTGCTGATCGAACTGGATGTGCCGCACGTGCTGCATCCGCTGAATTTCGATCGTGCCGAGCAGAAATCGCCTGAATACCTGGCACTCAATCCAGCCGGCGTGGTGCCGACGCTGGTGCTGGAGGGCCAGGTGTTGACCGAGGCAGCAGCAATCGTGCTGCATCTGGCCGACCTGTATCCGCAGTCTGGATTGGCGCCGCCGGTCGGCACGCCTGCGCGTGCGGACTACTACAGGTGGATGTTCTTCTGCGCCAACACCTTGCAGCCGGCGTATCGCGCCTGGTTCTACCCGAGCGAGCCGGCCGGTGCCGCGCACAGCGATGCGGCGCAGGCGCAGGCACGGCAAAAACTCGAAGCGGCCTGGACCCAGGTCGATGCGCACCTGCAAGCCAATGGTCCGTATCTGCTTGGCCAGACGTTGTCGGCAGCCGATTTCATGCTGTCCATGATGATGCGCTGGTCGCGCAATATGCCCCGGCCCAGCGATACCTGGCCGGCGCTGCACGCGCATGCGCAGCGAATGAAAGCCCGGCCGGCGTTTCAGGAAACCTATCGCCGCGAGGGTCTAACGGACTGGACCTGA